The following coding sequences lie in one Pseudomonas sp. B33.4 genomic window:
- a CDS encoding ligase-associated DNA damage response exonuclease produces MDLVIARPEGLYCPAGDFYIDPWRPVERSVITHAHGDHARTGNQHYLASSASEGILRARLGQDINLQTLAYGQRLAHHGVTLSFHPAGHVLGSAQVRLEYGGEVWVASGDYKIEPDGTCAPFEPVRCHTFITESTFGLPIYRWQPQAQVFGEINQWWAANIAAGKASVLFCYSFGKAQRILHGIDETLGPILSHGAVEPLNRVYREAGVYLPPTIYAGDVKKSDPIMRQALVIAPPSAGGSNWMRRFGDYSDAFASGWMRLRGTRRRRGVDRGFVLSDHADWPGLLWAIGQTGAERVMVTHGSIGVLVRHLREKGLDAQGFNTEYGDDEEENIATEPTIAEMPA; encoded by the coding sequence ATGGACCTTGTTATCGCGCGTCCCGAAGGTTTGTATTGCCCTGCGGGTGACTTTTATATCGATCCTTGGCGCCCCGTCGAGCGCTCGGTCATTACTCACGCCCACGGCGATCACGCTCGCACTGGCAACCAGCATTACCTCGCCAGCAGCGCCAGCGAAGGGATTCTGCGTGCGCGCCTGGGTCAGGACATCAACCTGCAAACCCTCGCCTACGGCCAGCGCCTGGCGCACCACGGCGTCACCTTGAGTTTTCACCCCGCCGGCCACGTGCTCGGCTCGGCTCAAGTACGCCTCGAATACGGCGGTGAAGTCTGGGTCGCATCGGGCGATTACAAGATCGAACCGGACGGCACTTGTGCCCCGTTCGAACCGGTGCGCTGCCACACCTTCATCACCGAATCGACCTTCGGCCTGCCGATTTACCGCTGGCAGCCACAGGCGCAGGTGTTCGGCGAGATCAACCAGTGGTGGGCCGCGAACATCGCGGCCGGCAAGGCCAGCGTGTTGTTCTGCTACTCGTTCGGCAAGGCTCAGCGGATTCTCCACGGTATCGATGAAACCCTCGGCCCGATCCTCAGCCACGGCGCGGTCGAGCCGCTGAATCGGGTCTACCGCGAGGCTGGCGTGTACCTGCCGCCGACGATCTACGCCGGCGACGTGAAAAAAAGCGACCCGATCATGCGCCAGGCCCTGGTCATCGCCCCACCCTCGGCGGGAGGCAGCAACTGGATGCGCCGCTTCGGCGATTACAGCGATGCGTTTGCCAGCGGCTGGATGCGTTTGCGTGGCACGCGGCGGCGGCGCGGTGTCGATCGTGGTTTCGTGCTTTCGGATCACGCCGATTGGCCCGGCCTGTTGTGGGCCATCGGACAGACCGGTGCGGAACGGGTGATGGTCACCCACGGCTCGATCGGCGTGCTGGTGCGGCATCTGCGTGAAAAAGGCCTGGATGCCCAAGGTTTCAACACTGAATACGGCGATGACGAAGAAGAAAACATCGCCACCGAACCGACCATCGCCGAGATGCCCGCATGA
- a CDS encoding ATP-dependent DNA ligase has protein sequence MKAFAELYAELDATTSSNAKLAAMQTYFAQAEPHDAAWAVYFLSGGRPRQLVPVRILRELAVEVSGLEPWLFEESYQAVGDLAETISLVLAENPYSSNAGLAEWIEEKLLPLRGETPEFLSRQLPALWAQLDRSSLMLCIKLITGSFRVGVSKLLVTRALASMAGLDSKRVAQRLVGYTDLSNRPSAASYLKLIAPESSDEHAQRGGQPYPFFLAHALSQPVEEFEALIGPASDWQIEWKWDGIRAQVVKREGRLWIWSRGEELVTERFPELEVLVHGLPDGTVIDGEIVVWKSTHPSTEDAFDPQSTEPPAVQPFALLQQRIGRKTLDKKILEDVPVVVLAYDLLEWQGEDWRNQPQAKRRAQLEAVIARCNSPVLLASPVLTGTDWLDLARQRESSRRLGVEGMMLKARDSLYGVGRTKDMGVWWKWKVDPFSVDAVLIYAQRGHGRRASLYSDYTFAVWDGPPDSSQRALVPFAKAYSGLTDEEMRQVDSIVRKTTVEKFGPVSSVKPSLVFELGFEGIALSRRHKSGIAVRFPRMLRWRQDKTVDEADSLATLQDLLA, from the coding sequence ATGAAAGCATTTGCCGAGTTATATGCCGAACTCGATGCGACCACGTCGAGCAACGCCAAACTGGCGGCGATGCAGACGTACTTCGCCCAGGCCGAACCGCATGACGCTGCGTGGGCCGTGTACTTCCTGTCCGGTGGCCGGCCCCGGCAACTGGTGCCGGTGAGAATCCTGCGCGAACTCGCCGTCGAGGTCTCCGGCCTGGAACCGTGGCTGTTCGAGGAAAGCTATCAAGCAGTCGGCGACCTGGCGGAAACCATTTCACTGGTGCTCGCCGAAAACCCGTACAGCTCCAACGCCGGCCTCGCCGAATGGATCGAAGAAAAACTGCTGCCGCTGCGTGGTGAAACCCCGGAGTTCTTAAGCCGACAACTGCCGGCCCTGTGGGCGCAACTGGATCGATCAAGCCTGATGCTGTGCATCAAATTGATCACCGGCAGTTTCCGCGTCGGCGTGTCGAAACTGCTGGTCACCCGCGCCTTGGCATCGATGGCCGGGCTGGACAGCAAACGCGTGGCGCAGCGTTTGGTGGGTTACACCGATCTGTCGAACCGGCCGAGCGCCGCCAGCTACCTGAAACTGATCGCCCCTGAATCCAGCGATGAACATGCCCAGCGTGGCGGCCAACCGTACCCGTTCTTCCTCGCCCATGCCTTGTCGCAACCGGTGGAAGAATTCGAAGCCCTGATCGGCCCGGCCAGCGATTGGCAGATTGAATGGAAATGGGATGGCATCCGCGCGCAAGTGGTCAAGCGTGAGGGGCGGCTGTGGATCTGGTCGCGGGGCGAGGAATTGGTGACCGAGCGTTTTCCCGAACTGGAAGTGCTGGTGCACGGCCTGCCCGACGGTACGGTGATTGACGGCGAAATCGTCGTGTGGAAAAGCACCCATCCGAGCACCGAAGACGCCTTTGATCCGCAATCGACCGAACCACCGGCGGTGCAGCCGTTCGCCCTGCTGCAACAACGCATCGGCCGCAAGACTCTCGACAAGAAAATCCTCGAAGACGTCCCGGTGGTGGTGCTCGCCTACGATTTGCTGGAATGGCAGGGCGAAGACTGGCGCAACCAGCCGCAAGCGAAACGTCGGGCGCAACTGGAAGCGGTGATTGCCCGCTGCAACAGCCCGGTGCTGCTGGCCTCACCGGTGCTGACCGGCACTGATTGGCTGGACCTCGCCCGCCAACGCGAGTCTTCGCGGCGACTGGGTGTCGAGGGAATGATGCTCAAGGCGCGGGATTCGCTGTATGGCGTGGGGCGAACCAAGGACATGGGCGTTTGGTGGAAGTGGAAAGTCGATCCGTTCAGCGTTGATGCGGTGCTGATTTACGCGCAGCGCGGGCATGGCCGGCGGGCCAGTCTGTACAGCGATTACACCTTTGCCGTGTGGGACGGCCCGCCCGATTCGAGTCAGCGCGCGCTGGTGCCGTTTGCCAAGGCGTATTCGGGGCTGACCGATGAGGAAATGCGTCAGGTCGACAGCATTGTGCGCAAGACCACGGTGGAGAAGTTTGGCCCGGTGAGCAGTGTGAAGCCGAGTCTGGTGTTTGAACTGGGCTTCGAAGGTATTGCCCTGTCACGCCGACACAAGAGCGGGATTGCCGTGCGTTTTCCGCGGATGCTGCGCTGGCGGCAGGACAAGACCGTGGATGAAGCGGATAGCTTGGCCACTTTGCAGGATCTGCTGGCCTGA